A genomic region of Calonectris borealis chromosome 37, bCalBor7.hap1.2, whole genome shotgun sequence contains the following coding sequences:
- the SPTBN2 gene encoding spectrin beta chain, non-erythrocytic 2, whose amino-acid sequence MLSPPAYDSLELQRPYGDVNNRWDGAEEEEEEGDHEGSSARRFERSRIKALADEREAVQKKTFTKWVNSHLARGTCRLGDLYSDLRDGRMLLRLLEVLSGEQLPKPTKGRMRIHCLENVDKALQFLKEQRVHLENVGSHDIVDGNHRLTLGLVWTIILRFQIQDISVETEDNKEKKSAKDALLLWCQMKTAGYPNVNVHNFTTSWRDGLAFNAIIHKHRPDLVDMDALRRCNAHYNLQSAFNLAERELGLTKLLDPEDVNVDQPDEKSIITYVATFYHYFSKMKALAVEGKRIGKVLDAAREAEELVGKYEELAGELLGWIEQTILSLNDRQLANALPGVQNQLQAFNTYRTVEKPPKFMEKGNLEVLLFTVQSRMRANNQKVYVPREGKLISDINKAWERLEKAEHERELALRTELIRQEKLEQLAARFDRKAAMRETWLSENQRLVSQDNFGTEMSAVEAAVRKHEAIETDIVAYSERVQAVSAVAAELEAERYHDIRRVLTRRDNVVRLWDFLRQLVAARRERLLLHLELQKMLQDLAHLMDWMEEMKGRLQSQDLGKHLHGVDDLLQIHALVEADIAAQAERVRAVSAAAQRFALPGEGYQPCEPAAVRERVATLELRYRELAELAGQRRTRLEESRRLWKFFWDTGEEEAWMREQERLLSSEDVGRDLTSSLRLLSQHDAFRGELSGRAGPLEQALARGRDLAAEGRLGAAEVAERVREMEERWRALAELAAERERRLREAAGFFQFQAEAADAEAWLEDALRLASSPELGHDEYSTRSLARQHREVQEEVRSHRPAIDALHEQARALPTVFTDAPGVAGRLPALERRYQELATRAERRRQDLQDALSLYTMRSEADACGLWVGEKEQWLHAMHVPDRLEDLEVVQQRFETLEPEMNNLASRVAAVNRIADQLLATDQRNQESIRATREQLNARWERFRALADQKKEALTSALNIQNYHLECNETTSWMREKTKVIESTQGLGNDLAGVMALQRKLSGMERDLEAIQGKVRDLRAEAEKLAAEHPEQAPAILDRLSAIETVWDELCRSLRRREESLGEASKLQGFLRDLAAFQAWLSRTQTAVASEDVPATLVEAERLLSQHESIRKEIAHYGDDYRSTRAVGREVTQGQTDAQHVFLHQRLEALDTGWEELGRMWENRHHLLSQAFAFQLFLRDSKQVEGVLSTQEYALSHTEMPGTLPGAEASVKKHEDFMATMEANGERVQGLVATGRKLVAEGSLHADKVQETVDSVESRHRRNRETAQELLGRLRDNWELQRFLQDGQELTLWIDEKMLTAQDVSYEEARNLHTKWQKHQAFAAELAANKGWLEKMEKEGQQLASAKPELGTVVTEKLAALRGLWDELESTTRTKARRLFDANRAELCAQSCAALRGWLAGVHAQLRSDDYGKDLTSVNILLKKQQMLEKQTAVREKEVEAIRAQAQALSREDASAAEVQGQVRAVEEQFLGLREPLRERCRKLLASKEEHQFNRDLEDEILWVKERRPLAVSTDHGKDLPSVQLLIKKNQTLQKELQGHERRVEELLGRRGGLSGPAERVRELREAWQELRLQAELRHQRLERAHAAQQFYCDAAEAEAWMGEQELHMMSQEKAKDELSAQAMVSKHLVLEQALRDYAHTVHQLSVQSRDMVASGHPESERLTLRQGQVDKLYASLKDLAEERRAALQEHQRLCQLKRDVDDLEQWISEREVVAASHELGQDYEHVTMLRDKFREFSRDTSSIGQERVDGVNGLADALIAAGHSENATVAEWKDGLNEAWADLLELIDTRSQMLAASYELHRFYHDARETLAQVQHKQKQLPDEVGRDLNTAEAMQRMHTAYEHDIQALSAQVRQVQEDAARLEKAYAGEKAADIRRHEQAVSEAWAELRGSSQGRRRLLLDTVDKFRFLRAVRDLLLWMDGVRLQIEGQERPRDVSAADLVIKNHQSIKAEVEARADSFDACVAMGTALLDKGHYAANKISEKLSQLQERRRDIGDRWKEKMDWLQIVLEVLMFGRDASMAEAWLSSQEPLVRSAELGDSVAEVENLIKRHQGFQKAAAAWEERFAALERLTTLEEKERRRREEEEARKRRPPTPPPTQPEPPSVPPDTQNGVGTGEPQRAPALQSRQPEAPAVNGICPDSAAAQVPAGPGLTNGARERGPSPGGSPRGRPGGVPAPDPAHAATLPPRAPPAPESLEGGLCRKHEMEAQGKKAPNRSWQSVYCVLRGGNLSFYKDAKSAGAGAPYHGEPPASLRGARCHPALHYKKRKHVFKLGLSDGKEYLFQAKDEAEMSTWLRVIQAAAALVPAGPREGPGGAPAGGKGVTRAMSMPPAPPPAEGPAAPRAREGKEKEREKRFSFFKKNK is encoded by the exons aTCCAGGACATCAGCGTGGAGACGGAGGACAACAAGGAGAAGAAGTCGGCCAAGGATGCGCTGCTGCTCTGGTGCCAAATGAAGACGGCGGG GTACCCGAACGTGAACGTGCACAACTTCACCACGAGCTGGCGGGACGGGCTGGCCTTCAACGCCATCATCCACAAGCACAg GCCGGACCTGGTGGACATGGACGCGTTGCGGCGCTGCAACGCGCACTACAACCTGCAAAGCGCCTTCAACCTGGCCGAGCGCGAGCTCGGGCTGACCAAGCTGCTGGACCCCGAGG ACGTCAACGTGGACCAGCCGGATGAGAAGTCCATCATCACCTACGTGGCCACCTTCTACCACTACTTCTCCAAGATGAAGGCGCTGGCGGTGGAGGGGAAGCGCATTGGGAAG GTGCTGGACGCGGCGCGGGAGGCggaggagctggtggggaagTACGAGGAGCTGGCGGGCGAGCTGCTGGGTTGGATCGAACAGACCATCCTCTCCCTCAACGACCGGCAACTGGCCAACGCGCTGCCCGGCGTGCAGAACCAGCTCCAGGCCTTCAACACCTACCGCACCGTCGAGAAACCCCCCAa gttCATGGAGAAGGGCAACCTGGAGGTGCTGCTCTTCACCGTCCAGAGCCGGATGCGGGCAAACAACCAGAAGGTCTACGTGCCGCGGGAGGGGAAGCTCATCTCCGACATCAACAAG GCCTGGGAGCGGCTGGAAAAGGCGGAACACGAGCGGGAGCTGGCGCTGCGCACCGAGCTCATCCGGCAGGAGAAGCTGGAGCAGCTGGCGGCGCGGTTCGACCGCAAGGCGGCCATGCGGGAGACCTGGCTGAGCGAGAACCAGCGCCTCGTCTCCCAG GACAACTTTGGGACGGAGATGTCGGCGGTGGAGGCGGCGGTGCGGAAACACGAGGCCATCGAGACGGACATCGTGGCCTACAGCGAGCGGGTGCAGGCGGTGAGCGCGGTGGCGGCCGAGCTGGAGGCCGAACGTTATCACGACATCCGCCGCGTCCTGACGCGTCGCGACAACGTGGTTCGGCTCTGGGATTTCCTCCGGCAACTGGTGGCCGCCCGCCGCGAGCGGTTGCTGCTGCACCTGGAGTTGCAGAAGATGCTGCAGGACTTGGCGCATCTCATGGACTGGATGGAGGAGATGAAG GGCCGGCTGCAGTCGCAGGATTTGGGGAAGCACCTGCACGGGGTGGACGACCTGCTGCAGATCCACGCGCTGGTGGAGGCCGACATCGCGGCGCAGGCGGAGCGGGTGCGGGCGGTGAGCGCCGCGGCGCAGCGATTCGCCCTGCCCGGTGAGG GCTACCAGCCCTGCGAGCCGGCGGCGGTGCGCGAGCGCGTGGCCACGCTGGAGCTGCGTTACCGGGAGCTGGCGGAGCTGGCGGGACAGCGCCGGACTCGGCTGGAGGAATCGCGGCGGCTTTGGAAATTCTTCTGGGACACCGGGGAAGAGGAGGCTTGGATGCGGGAACAGGAACGACTCCTCTCCTCCGAGGATGTCGGTCGGGATCTGACCAGCTCCCTGCGCCTGCTGAGCCAGCACGATGCCTTCCGCGGGGAGCTGAGCGGGCGCGCGGGGCCGCTGGAGCAGGCGCTGGCCCGGGGCCGGGATCTGGCGGCCGAGGGCCGGTTAGGGGCGGCCGAAGTGGCCGAACGGGTACGGGAGATGGAAGAACGTTGGCGGGCGCTGGCCGAACTGGCGGCCGAACGCGAACGACGCCTGCGGGAAGCCGCCGGCTTCTTTCAGTTCCAGGCGGAAGCGGCGGACGCGGAGGCCTGGCTGGAGGACGCCCTGCGCCTGGCGTCCAGCCCCGAGCTGGGCCACGACGAATATTCCACCCGCAGCCTGGCCCGGCAGCACCGGGAGGTGCAGGAGGAGGTGCGGAGCCACCGCCCCGCCATCGACGCCCTGCACGAGCAGGCTCGCGCCCTGCCCACCGTTTTCACCGACGCTCCCGGCGTGGCCGGTCGATTGCCGGCGCTGGAGCGGCGTTACCAGGAGTTGGCGACGCGAGCCGAGCGCCGGCGGCAGGACCTGCAGGACGCCCTCAGCCTCTACACCATGCGCAGCGAGGCGGACGCCTGCGGGCTGTGGGTGGGCGAGAAGGAGCAGTGGTTGCATGCCATGCACGTCCCCGACAGGCTGGAGGACCTGGAGGTGGTGCAGCAGCG TTTCGAGACGCTGGAGCCGGAGATGAACAACCTGGCGTCCCGCGTGGCCGCCGTCAACCGCATCGCCGACCAGCTGCTGGCCACCGACCAGCGCAACCAGGAGAGCATCCGCGCCACCCGCGAGCAGCTCAACGCCAG GTGGGAGCGGTTCCGCGCGCTGGCCGACCAGAAGAAGGAGGCGCTGACGTCGGCGCTGAACATCCAGAACTACCACCTGGAATGCAACGAGACCACGTCCTGGATGCGGGAGAAGACGAAGGTGATCGAGTCGACGCAGGGGTTGGGCAACGACCTGGCCGGCGTCATGGCCCTGCAGCGCAAGCTCTCGGGCATGGAGCGCGACCTGGAAGCCATCCAGGGCAAGGTGCGGGATTTGCGAGCCGAAGCGGAGAAGTTGGCGGCCGAACACCCGGAACAAGCGCCAGCCATCCTGGATCGGCTGTCGGCCATCGAGACGGTGTGGGACGAGCTGTGCCGCAGCCTACGGCGACGCGAGGAGTCGTTGGGAGAGGCCAGCAAGCTGCAGGGCTTCCTGCGGGATCTGGCCGCCTTCCAGGCCTGGCTATCCCGCACCCAGACGGCCGTGGCCTCCGAGGACGTACCGGCCACCCTGGTTGAAGCCGAACGGTTGCTGAGTCAGCACGAGAGCATCCGTAAGGAAATCGCCCACTACGGCGACGACTACCGCAGCACGCGAGCCGTGGGCCGGGAGGTGACGCAGGGACAGACGGACGCGCAGCACGTCTTTCTGCACCAGCGCCTGGAGGCTCTGGACAcgggctgggaggagctggggaggatGTGGGAGAACCGCCACCACCTCCTCTCCCAAGCCTTCGCCTTCCAGCTCTTCCTCCGTGACTCCAAGCAGGTCGAGGGTGTCCTCAGCACCCAG GAGTACGCCCTGTCGCACACGGAGATGCCCGGCACGCTGCCGGGAGCCGAGGCCTCCGTCAAGAAGCACGAGGATTTCATGGCCACCATGGAGGCCAACGGGGAGCGCGTCCAGGGGCTGGTGGCCACCGGCCGCAAGTTGGTGGCCGAGGGCAGCCTCCACGCCGACAAGGTGCAGGAGACGGTGGATTCGGTGGAGAGCAG GCACCGGAGGAACCGGGAGACggcccaggagctgctggggaggctgcggGACAACTGGGAGCTGCAGCGGTTCCTGCAGGATGGGCAGGAG CTCACGCTCTGGATCGACGAGAAGATGCTGACGGCGCAGGACGTCTCCTACGAGGAGGCGCGCAACCTGCACACCAAGTGGCAGAAGCACCAGGCCTTCGCCGCCGAGCTGGCCGCCAACAAGGGCTGGCTGGAGAAGATGGAGAAG GAGGGCCAGCAGCTGGCGTCGGCGAAGCCGGAGTTGGGGACGGTGGTGACGGAGAAGCTGGCGGCGCTGCGGGGGCTGTGGGACGAGCTGGAGTCGACCACGCGGACGAAGGCGCGGCGCCTGTTCGACGCCAACCGCGCCGAGCTGTGCGCCCAGTCCTGCGCGGCGCTGCGGGGCTGGCTGGCCGGCGTGCATGCCCAGCTGCGCTCCGACGACTACGGCAAGGACCTCACCAGCGTCAACATCCTGCTCAAGAAGCAGCAG ATGCTGGAGAAGCAGACGGCGGTGcgggagaaggaggtggaggccATCCGGGCGCAGGCGCAGGCCCTCAGCCGGGAGGACGCCAGCGCGGCCGAGGTGCAGGGGCAGGTCCGTGCCGTGGAGGAGCAGTTcctggggctgcgggagccgCTGCGGGAGCGCTGCCGAAAGCTCCTGGCCTCCAAGGAGGAGCACCAGTTCAACCGCGACCTGGAGGACGAGATC CTGTGGGTGAAGGAGCGCAGACCCCTGGCTGTGTCCACCGACCACGGCAAGGACCTGCCCTCCGTCCAGCTCCTGATAAAGAAGAACcag ACGCTGCAGAAGGAGCTGCAGGGCCACGAGCGGCgggtggaggagctgctggggcggcgcggggggctgtCGGGCCCGGCCGAGCGGGTGCGGGAGCTGCGGGAagcctggcaggagctgcggctgcAGGCGGAGCTGCGGCACCAGCGCCTGGAGCGGGCTCACGCCGCTCAGCAGTTCTACTGCGACGCCGCCGAGGCCGAGGCTTGGATGGGCGAGCAGGAGCTGCACATGATGTCCCAGGAGAAGGCCAAG GACGAGCTGAGCGCCCAGGCCATGGTCAGCAAGCACCTGGTGCTGGAGCAGGCGCTGCGGGACTACGCCCACACCGTGCACCAGCTCTCGGTGCAGAGCCGCGATATGGTGGCCAGCGGGCACCCCGAGAG CGAGCGGCTGACGCTGCGCCAGGGCCAGGTGGACAAGCTCTACGCCAGCCTGAAGGACCTGGCGGAGGAGCGCCGGGCCGCGCTGCAGGAGCACCAGCGGCTCTGCCAGCTCAAACGCGACGTGGACGACCTGGAGCAGTGGATCTCGGAGCGGGAGGTGGTGGCCGCTTCCCACGAGCTGGGCCAGGACTACGAGCACGTCACG ATGCTGCGGGACAAGTTCAGGGAGTTCTCGCGGGACACGAGCAGCATCGGGCAGGAGCGGGTGGACGGCGTCAACGGGCTGGCGGACGCGCTGATCGCGGCGGGGCATTCGGAGAACGCCACGGTGGCCGAGTGGAAGGACGGGCTGAACGAGGCTTGGGCCGACCTGCTGGAGCTGATCGACACGCGGTCGCAGATGCTGGCGGCCTCCTACGAGCTGCATCGCTTCTACCACGACGCCCGCGAGACCCTGGCCCAGGTGCAGCACAAGCAGAAGCAGCTGCCGGACGAGGTGGGCCGCGACCTGAACACGGCCGAGGCCATGCAGCGCATGCACACCGCCTACGAGCACGACATCCAGGCCCTGAGCGCCCAG GTGCGCCAGGTGCAGGAGGACGCGGCGCGGCTGGAGAAGGCGTACGCCGGGGAGAAGGCGGCCGACATCCGCCGGCACGAGCAGGCGGTGAGCGAGGCCTGGGCCGAGCTGCGCggcagcagccagggccggcGCCGGCTGCTCCTCGACACCGTCGACAAGTTCCGTTTCCTGCGGGCGGTGCGGGACCTGCTGCTCTGGATGGACGGCGTCCGCCTGCAGATCGAGGGCCAGGAGCGCCCGCG GGACGTGTCTGCGGCCGACCTGGTGATCAAGAACCACCAGAGCATCAAGGCGGAGGTGGAGGCGCGGGCCGACAGCTTCGACGCCTGCGTGGCCATGGGCACCGCGCTGCTCGACAAGGGCCACTACGCCGCCAACAAG atCTCGGAGAAGCTCTCGCAGCTGCAGGAACGCCGCCGGGACATCGGGGATCGCTGGAAGGAGAAGATGGACTGGCTGCAGATCG TGCTGGAGGTGCTGATGTTCGGGCGGGACGCCAGCATGGCGGAGGCCTGGCTCTCCAGCCAGGAGCCCCTGGTGCGCTCGGCGGAGCTGGGGGACAGCGTGGCCGAGGTGGAGAACCTCATCAAGCGCCATCAGGGCTTCCAGaaagccgccgccgcctgggAGGAGCGCTTCGCCGCCCTGGAACGCCTCACCACG ctggaggagaaggagcggcggcggcgtgaggaggaggaggcgaggAAGAGGCGGCCGCCCACGCCCCCCCCCACGCAGCCTGAGCCCCCGTCGGTGCCCCCCGACACCCAGAACGGCGTGGGGACCGGGGAGCCGCAGCG ggccccgGCCCTGCAGAGCCGCCAGCCGGAGGCACCGGCCGTCAACGGGATCTGCCCCGACAGCGCCGCGGCCCAG gtgccggcggggccggggctgaccAACGGGGCGCGGGAGCGGGGCCCCAGCCCAGGGGGGTCCCCCcgagggcggccggggggggtcccggcccccgaCCCCGCCCACGCGGCCACgctgcccccccgcgcccccccggcccccgagAGCCTGGAGGGCGGCCTCTGCCGCAAGCACGAGATGGAGGCGCAGGGCAAGAAGGCCCCCAACAG GTCCTGGCAGAGCGTGTACTGCGTGCTGCGGGGGGGCAACCTCAGCTTCTACAAGGACGCCAAgagcgcgggggccggggcccccTACCACGGGGAGCCCCCCGCCAGCCTGCGCGGCGCCCGCTGCCACCCCGCCCTCCACTACAAGAAGCGCAAACACGTCTTCAAGTTGGG gctgagcGACGGCAAGGAGTATCTGTTCCAGGCGAAGGACGAG GCGGAGATGAGCACCTGGCTGCGGGTGATCCAGGCGGCGGCCGCCCTggtgccggcggggccgcgggaggggccggggggggccccggcgggcgggAAGGGGGTGACGCGGGCCATGAGcatgccccccgccccgccccccgccgagggccccgccgccccccgcgcccgcgaggggaaggagaaggagcggGAGAAACGCTTCAGCTTCTTCAAGAAGAACAAGTAg
- the LOC142074500 gene encoding RNA-binding protein 4-like yields the protein MVKLFIGNLPREATEQEIRSLFEQYGKVLECDIIKNYGFVHIEDKTAAEDAIRNLHHHKLHGVCINVEASKNKSKASTKLHVGNISPACTNLELRAKFEEYGPVIECDIVKDYAFVHMERAEDAVEAIRGLDNTEFQGKRMRVQLSTSRLRTAPGMGDKSGCYRCGKEGHWSKECPVDRPGQVADFAEAYNEQYGAVRTPYTAGYGETVYYDEAYGGMADYYKRYRVRSYATASAYDAYAEQTMAQYSQYAQYSQVQSSAMAATTAMASRIPTTLDAYDRALLPTPGAAAAVAAAATAAAAAASSTYYTRDRSPLRRTAAAATTVGEAYTYERGQLSPVSSVARASLYDMQRFGRDPYADRARYSAF from the exons ATGGTGAAGCTGTTCATCGGGAACCTGCCGCGGGAGGCGACGGAGCAGGAGATCCGCTCCCTCTTCGAGCAGTACGGGAAGGTGCTGGAGTGCGACATCATCAAGAATTACGGTTTCGTTCACATCGAGGACAAGACGGCGGCCGAGGACGCCATTCGGAACCTGCATCACCACAAGCTTCACGGCGTCTGCATCAACGTGGAGGCCAGCAAGAACAAGAGCAAGGCTTCCACCAAGCTGCACGTCGGCAACATCAGCCCCGCCTGCACCAACCTGGAGCTGCGGGCCAAATTCGAGGAATACGGCCCCGTCATCGAATGCGACATCGTTAAGGATTACGCCTTCGTTCACATGGAGCGGGCGGAGGACGCGGTGGAGGCCATCCGCGGGTTGGATAACACCGAGTTCCAAG GCAAGCGGATGCGCGTGCAGTTGTCCACCAGCCGGCTGCGGACGGCGCCCGGGATGGGAGACAAGAGCGGCTGCTACCGCTGCGGGAAGGAAGGGCACTGGTCTAAAGAGTGCCCGGTAGATCGCCCGGGGCAAGTGGCGGACTTTGCCGAGGCCTATAACGAGCAGTACGGAGCCGTGCGCACTCCCTACACCGCGGGCTATGGGGAGACCGTGTATTACGATGAGGCGTACGGCGGGATGGCCGACTACTACAAGCGCTACCGCGTCCGCTCCTACGCCACGGCCTCTGCGTACGACGCCTACGCGGAGCAGACCATGGCCCAGTACTCCCAGTACGCCCAGTACTCCCAGGTCCAGTCCTCGGCCATGGCCGCCACCACAGCCATGGCCAGTCGCATCCCCACCACCCTAGACGCGTACGATAGAGCTCTGCTGCCGACcccgggcgcggcggccgccgtcgccgccgccgccaccgccgccgcggcggccgcctccTCCACCTATTACACCCGGGATAGAAGCCCCCTGCGCCGCACGGCCGCCGCGGCCACCACCGTCGGAGAGGCGTACACGTACGAGCGTGGGCAGCTGTCGCCGGTCTCCTCGGTGGCCCGGGCCTCCCTCTACGACATGCAGCGGTTCGGGCGGGACCCGTACGCGGACCGGGCGCGGTACTCTGCCTTTTGA